AGCTGTCAACTGTGATGGTGCAGCTCCTGCTCTGCGTCCACTCCCTCAGGAGGCTGCTGGAGTGCctgtttgtcagtgttttttctGATGGAGCCATACATTTGGTGCAGTATGTGTTTGGTGTGTGCTATTACATCATACTTGGGCTGACGGTGCTCTGCTTGGATCACCTGGGAAATGGTAAAACTGAAATCAGTGCTCCCTACATCTGCTATTCACTGATAATGTAATGTGGTATTTTAGTTCATTAGTTAATGGGGCCAGGCATAACACAactaaatacaacaacaacaattgtgCTGTCAACTAATTAACCAATACTTTTGAATGATGATATTGAtttttgtgatgttgtttttaagggACTGGATCCCTCCTCTCTCAGCTTGACTGGTTTCATGTGGTTGGTAGTGTACTTTTCATTTGGGCTTCTCTGATGCAACATCAGTCCATGGTCCTGCTGGTGGGGCTTCGCACTGGAAAGTCAGGtatgcttctttctttttttaaaaccttttcttGGTGTTTTGAGCCTTTCACAAAGAATGATGTACTATTCTTCTGGAGTTTTCCTATTCCACCAAAAACAATCAGATTTTGTCAGTAATTTTGCTACCTTAAAGCCAACCACTGCTAACTTCCTTCAGAAAGGAAtgctaaaacaaaaaatattgcaAAGACCTACAGTTTTTTTAAACGAGGAAACGGTGAACATTTTATATGCATATTGTCAAAATGTGAGTAGTACCATAAACCCCTGATCTATCAGGTACATGGGGGACTAACgtatttgtttgttgtcttttgtgGTGTATTTCAGGAACGGTGGAGACGCTGGCTCACAGAGTCCCAGAGGGAGGCTGGTTCGAGCTGGTGTCTTGTCCGCATTACTTTGCTGAGCTGTTGATCTACTTCTCTCTGAGCTTGGTTTTCGGAGGCCTGTCTCTTACGTGGTGGCTTGTTGTCCTGTATGTGCTTTTCAATCAAGCACTAGCAGCACAGCTTTGTCATGAACATTATATTAGCAAATATGATTCATACCCAAAGCATAGAAAAGCATTTATACCTTTTGTGCTGTGAAGATTTTTTCAATGGTGTGATCTttcttgctttccttttttttggaatTGTTAAATGCTAGAGAAATATCTGAGACATTGAAGATCTGAAGGTGTGGGAGTGAAACTCACCTCCCTCAGCCAACACGAGAACAATAAATGAAGTTGACTGGTGCTGTCAAGTGTGAATGTGAGGCATGGTACTGCTGCAGACAACTCATAATTTGAATCGTAATTACATTCATTGCAATGTA
This DNA window, taken from Eleginops maclovinus isolate JMC-PN-2008 ecotype Puerto Natales chromosome 9, JC_Emac_rtc_rv5, whole genome shotgun sequence, encodes the following:
- the srd5a3 gene encoding polyprenol reductase, with the translated sequence MTWSLFSFSCSDVLWSFLALCFLVAFCAHKISAYLPRKWDTYRLYLLFQDLIRYGKTKQTLKRENWLRAFDVPKRWFSHFYAISVGWNGLLLAIYLNFIFQHQSFPLWLTGILEMLTGVPSTDSQVPQLSTVMVQLLLCVHSLRRLLECLFVSVFSDGAIHLVQYVFGVCYYIILGLTVLCLDHLGNGTGSLLSQLDWFHVVGSVLFIWASLMQHQSMVLLVGLRTGKSGTVETLAHRVPEGGWFELVSCPHYFAELLIYFSLSLVFGGLSLTWWLVVLYVLFNQALAAQLCHEHYISKYDSYPKHRKAFIPFVL